In one Brassica oleracea var. oleracea cultivar TO1000 chromosome C9, BOL, whole genome shotgun sequence genomic region, the following are encoded:
- the LOC106317420 gene encoding uncharacterized protein LOC106317420, which produces MLSFRIPSLGSNPTAFAAKITDTTKTVAQLKSAATPTPHSTITCGYQAHVAGFFRNVTVLWSKNLMNHSLTVMISSLDKDMNYSCKIDLVKPWQFWSKRGSKSFDVEGTFVEVFWDLRAAKLSGNGSPEPVSEYYVAVVSDEEIVLLLGDLKHKAYKRTKSRPALVDGFIYFKKESVFGKKTFSTRARFDEQRKEHEVVVVMEEKDPEMRISVDGVVVVHVKNLQWKFRGNQMVLVDKTPVMVYYDVHDWLFGSSESTTSSRSGLFLFKPLVVGAMVDEFFSDAEEGGDSGGGSSPLSRYNSASNGYGTLHEFCLVLYAWKLE; this is translated from the coding sequence ACAGACACGACAAAGACCGTGGCGCAACTCAAGTCAGCCGCGACGCCCACGCCTCACAGCACAATCACGTGCGGCTACCAAGCTCACGTGGCGGGATTCTTCCGAAACGTGACCGTTCTATGGTCCAAGAATCTCATGAACCATTCCCTCACCGTCATGATCTCGAGTTTGGACAAGGACATGAACTACTCCTGCAAGATCGACCTCGTGAAGCCGTGGCAGTTCTGGAGCAAACGAGGGTCAAAATCATTCGACGTAGAAGGAACCTTCGTGGAGGTTTTCTGGGATCTGAGGGCGGCGAAGTTGTCGGGAAACGGTAGCCCCGAGCCGGTGTCGGAATATTACGTGGCGGTTGTGTCGGATGAAGAGATTGTTTTGTTGCTGGGAGATTTAAAACATAAAGCGTACAAGAGGACGAAGTCAAGACCCGCGTTGGTGGATGGGTTTATATATTTCAAGAAAGAAAGCGTGTTTGGGAAGAAAACGTTTTCGACTAGGGCAAGATTCGACGAGCAGAGGAAGGAGCATGAGGTTGTGGTTGTGATGGAGGAGAAAGATCCGGAGATGCGGATAAGCGTGGACGGGGTCGTGGTCGTGCACGTGAAGAATCTGCAGTGGAAGTTTAGGGGGAACCAGATGGTGTTGGTGGATAAGACTCCGGTGATGGTGTACTACGATGTGCATGATTGGTTGTTTGGAAGCTCAGAGTCGACGACGTCGTCGAGGTCAGGGTTGTTTTTGTTTAAGCCTCTGGTGGTTGGAGCCATGGTGGATGAGTTCTTTAGTGATGCGGAGGAAGGAGGAGATAGTGGTGGAGGGAGTAGTCCTTTGAGTCGGTATAACTCGGCGTCGAATGGTTATGGGACGTTGCATGAGTTTTGTTTGGTTCTTTATGCTTGGAAACTTGAGTGA
- the LOC106315717 gene encoding RRP15-like protein isoform X1 — protein sequence MSTGEEGHTAVAERGTRKRRVGLKNGGKSKNKKQKTRPPSSDRFKLTQKKQKLFQKRARDYNSDEEDGESKKAPEVTIREKIFSDANMGPNYDEVEEEEDGSDKDENSDGEDHGEIQSGITRFAADDGCNAFKMAFKSIMKSKGDDALGPVLSAQKNLIAQKLAEEEAEKKAKGQARKAKYLVAEKGHVKPANHLESHEKVLIGVATKGGKVSSMLKIVWCYFFFWILTLFLFHGLIVVKLFNAVNKAQHAQKGLNASRSKDAKVLKKRRKEAFFSELGKTPRTDSKAQKSSNSNEEEAPAWAPLRDNYMLANPKLKDWDKKQETNEGDDFAAMSGDESYDD from the exons ATGTCTACCGGAGAGGAAGGTCACACGGCGGTGGCCGAGAGAGGCACACGAAAGAGAAGAGTCGGCTTAAAGAACGGCGGAAAGTCAAAGAACAAGAAGCAAAAGACACGACCTCCTTCCTCCGACAGGTTCAAGCTCACGCAGAAGAAGCAAAAGCTCTTTCAGAAGAGAGCGCGAGACTACAACTCAGACGAAGAAGATGGCGAATCCAAGAAGGCGCCAGAGGTAACCATCCGCGAGAAGATCTTCTCTGATGCTAACATGGGGCCGAACTACGACGAGGTCGAAGAGGAAGAAGATGGTTCGGACAAGGACGAGAACTCTGATGGGGAAGACCACGGGGAGATTCAGTCTGGTATCACTAGGTTCGCTGCTGATGATGGGTGTAATGCGTTCAAGATGGCTTTTAAATCTATCATGAAGAGTAAAGGAGATGATGCTTTG GGACCTGTTTTATCAGCACAGAAGAATCTAATAGCTCAGAAGCTAGCTGAAGAGGAAGCTGAGAAGAAGGCTAAGGGTCAGGCTAGAAAGGCAAAATATTTG GTTGCTGAGAAAGGACATGTTAAACCTGCTAACCATTTGGAGTCTCATGAGAAGGTTCTTATAGGTGTTGCCACTAAAGGGGGTAAGGTTTCATCAATGCTGAAGATTGTTTGGTGTTACTTTTTCTTTTGGATACTGACTCTGTTTTTGTTCCATGGACTCATAGTGGTGAAGCTTTTTAATGCT GTAAACAAGGCTCAACATGCTCAGAAGGGGTTGAATGCTTCAAGGTCAAAGGACGCTAAAG TGTTAAAGAAGCGAAGAAAAGAAGCATTCTTCTCGGAGCTGGGGAAAACACCTAGAACAGACTCCAAG GCTCAAAAATCTTCAAATTCAAATGAAGAAGAAGCTCCTGCATGGGCTCCTCTACGTGACAACTACATGTTAGCAAACCCAAAGCTGAAGGACTGGGACAAAAAACAG GAAACAAACGAGGGAGATGATTTTGCTGCTATGTCAGGAGATGAGAGTTATGATGATTGA
- the LOC106315717 gene encoding RRP15-like protein isoform X2 — MSTGEEGHTAVAERGTRKRRVGLKNGGKSKNKKQKTRPPSSDRFKLTQKKQKLFQKRARDYNSDEEDGESKKAPEVTIREKIFSDANMGPNYDEVEEEEDGSDKDENSDGEDHGEIQSGITRFAADDGCNAFKMAFKSIMKSKGDDALGPVLSAQKNLIAQKLAEEEAEKKAKGQARKAKYLVAEKGHVKPANHLESHEKVLIGVATKGVVKLFNAVNKAQHAQKGLNASRSKDAKVLKKRRKEAFFSELGKTPRTDSKAQKSSNSNEEEAPAWAPLRDNYMLANPKLKDWDKKQETNEGDDFAAMSGDESYDD; from the exons ATGTCTACCGGAGAGGAAGGTCACACGGCGGTGGCCGAGAGAGGCACACGAAAGAGAAGAGTCGGCTTAAAGAACGGCGGAAAGTCAAAGAACAAGAAGCAAAAGACACGACCTCCTTCCTCCGACAGGTTCAAGCTCACGCAGAAGAAGCAAAAGCTCTTTCAGAAGAGAGCGCGAGACTACAACTCAGACGAAGAAGATGGCGAATCCAAGAAGGCGCCAGAGGTAACCATCCGCGAGAAGATCTTCTCTGATGCTAACATGGGGCCGAACTACGACGAGGTCGAAGAGGAAGAAGATGGTTCGGACAAGGACGAGAACTCTGATGGGGAAGACCACGGGGAGATTCAGTCTGGTATCACTAGGTTCGCTGCTGATGATGGGTGTAATGCGTTCAAGATGGCTTTTAAATCTATCATGAAGAGTAAAGGAGATGATGCTTTG GGACCTGTTTTATCAGCACAGAAGAATCTAATAGCTCAGAAGCTAGCTGAAGAGGAAGCTGAGAAGAAGGCTAAGGGTCAGGCTAGAAAGGCAAAATATTTG GTTGCTGAGAAAGGACATGTTAAACCTGCTAACCATTTGGAGTCTCATGAGAAGGTTCTTATAGGTGTTGCCACTAAAGGGG TGGTGAAGCTTTTTAATGCT GTAAACAAGGCTCAACATGCTCAGAAGGGGTTGAATGCTTCAAGGTCAAAGGACGCTAAAG TGTTAAAGAAGCGAAGAAAAGAAGCATTCTTCTCGGAGCTGGGGAAAACACCTAGAACAGACTCCAAG GCTCAAAAATCTTCAAATTCAAATGAAGAAGAAGCTCCTGCATGGGCTCCTCTACGTGACAACTACATGTTAGCAAACCCAAAGCTGAAGGACTGGGACAAAAAACAG GAAACAAACGAGGGAGATGATTTTGCTGCTATGTCAGGAGATGAGAGTTATGATGATTGA